The genomic region CGGGATGAATCCTGAATTTGCTGACAGCCATAAATTCCGGCAGCCTGTCATTTACTTCTTTCCTGATCTCTTCAAGTATAGCCGGTAACTGTTCTTCTGAAATATTATCCTTCTTCATCATTTCAAAATCAGGATAAATTAGTCCGACAAGCTTATTGTCAACTGATATAACAAGTGACTCGGTTATATAGTTTTTGTTATTTATTACTGCTTCGATTTCTTCCGGATAAATATTCTTGCCTGAGGGTCCGAGAATCATTGTTTTGCTTCTTCCTTTGATAAAGATATTCCCTTCCTTATCTATAAGACCTAGATCTCCAGTATGCATCCAGCCTTTGTCATCTATAAGTTCTGCAGTAGCCTTCTCATTCTTATAATAACCAGTTGTTACATTTTCTCCCCGCAGGATTATTTCTCCCACAATATTCTGAGGATCAGGAGAATCAATAGTGACTTCCAGGGTGTCTACGGCCCTGCCTGAGGCGCCAGGTTTTGTTGTATCCCACGAAGCATAACTTATAAGCGGTCCGCATTCAGTCATTCCGTAGCCAACAGTAAATCTGAATCCGATCTTCTTAAAGAATTTTTCCGCATCGGCATTAAATGCTGCACCTCCAATAACTATCTCTTTAAACTTGCCTCCGAATGTTTCGACAAGCTTCTCTCTTATTTTTTTATGAAGGATTATATTTACTCCTGGTATTGAAAGGAGAATCTTCATATGAGGTTTACTGATGACAGGCAGTAATTGCTTCTTGAAGATTTTTTCAATAACCAGCGGTACTGAAAGCACGAGTCTTGGCCTTATCTCCTTAAATGCCTGGATAAGTATCTGGGGTGATGGCGTTTTGGTCAGGATTGTAATATGACAACCATAGGTAAACGGGAAGAGAAATTCAAATGCGCATCCGTAAGTGTGAGCCAGCGGCAGAAATGAAACAACCGGATCGCCTGACTCAAGCGGCATGTTTTTCTGTGCATAGCGTACATTGGCAGCCAGGCTGTTATGTGTGATCATCACTCCTTTTGAAAATCCTGTTGTCCCTGAAGTATAGCTTATTACTGCAAGTGCATCATTTGAGATCCCTGAAAACTTAATATTTTCCTTGGTCAGGGCAGGAAATGCTTTTGTGTATCTTTCTTCCAGAGAAGCAAATGTCTCTTTAATTGGTGTTGTGCGAGGAAAAATCAGCCTGAAATCGTCGAGTGACAGAATTCCAATAACCTCCGGAATTTTCTCAACAGCAAATGATTCAAATATTTTATCATCGACAAACAGCAACCTGGAATCAGAATGGTTAATAATATTTGTAAGGTCTTCAGGTTTGAAGTCAGGGAGTATCGGTACAATAACTGCTCCATAAGTAACCGCAGCAAGATAGGTTATGCACCAGTTAGCTGAATTCCGTCCGACAAGAGCAATTTTATCGCCCTCTTTTATGCCTGAACCTTTGAAAAGGATATGAAGCTTCAGTATTCTTTCAGCAATAGCTTTGTAGGAATAGCCTTTCTCCCTGTAATTTGAAAGAGCCTCAATGTCCCAGTTTTTTACGATACTCTGTTCAATATAACCTATTAAGCGTTCCTGAATCATGGTTTTGTTATTTAATGTTCCTAAATGAAAAACATAAGAAGAATTGCAATTATTGACAAAACGTTAACAACAGAGAAAAAATAATTATAGCCTTCTCTTTTTTTACTGAACTGACCCAGTTTGCGGGCAAAAATACCAATTGTAGGTACAAATAGTACTACCAGGAAGGCGAAAAACTCGATGCCATAAAAGACCTCTTCAAGACCTTCTCTCACAAGTGCCGAGAGAAAAATAATTATAAGAAGAATCAGCAGATATAACAGATAACTTATTTTCAGCAAGAGAGTTGATACCAGTCTTCTTTTATGAAGCTGGTGTGGTTTCAGATAGGCATATGCGAGGGCAAAAACAATTATTATGAAAATTACCCCGAGAATGTGATTAAGTATATCCCCAAAATTGGCCATATCTGTCAGTATTAATTTCAATATTATGATTCTTTTGCTGACCAGACCAGCGAACTTGCGCCAAGTACTGCTGCATTCTGGGTACTCAGTTCAGAGGCCAGAAGTTTTACCTTCCCCTTATAAATGCTGAGAAGGTTTTCTTCCATATATTCTTTTGCAGGTTCAAAAATAAGATCTTTTGCCAGGGCGAGACCGCCAAACAGAAATATCGCCTCGGGATTCGTGTGTGCCACAACATCCGCCAGCTTAAACCCCAGCATTCTGCCGGTATGGGTAAAGGCCCTTTTTGCTATATAATCTCCCTTTTTTGCAGCATTATGAATAATTTCCGCATCGAGTTCTTCAAAACTGTATTTTCTGAGTTCACTCGGTTTATTGCTGTCAGCCATTATTTTCAGAAGCGACCTTTTAAGACCTGTTGCTGAAACATATGTTTCGAGACATCCCTTTCTTCCGCATCCACATTCTCGGTTTGATTCACCCGGACGTATAGCGGTATGGCCTATCTCACCTGCAAAACCATCATGTCCGTAAACCAGTTTACCATCAACAACAAATCCGCTTCCCAGTCCTGTTCCTAAAGTTATTACCACAAAATTTTTCATCCCTCTGGCTCCGCCATAAATCATCTCACCAACTGCGGCAGCATTGGCATCGTTTGTAACAACAACCGGAAGCTGAGTATGCCTGTTGAAGATCTCTGCCAGCGGGACTATTCCCTTCCATGGTAACCCGGCAGCATGTTCAATTGTCCCTTTGTTTATATTCCCCATCGGGGCACCTATTCCGAAGCCTATCAGATTAATTCCATTCCCGATCTTCTTACCGGTTACCATAATCTTTTCATAGAGAGCAGCTACAAAAACCTCAATCTCATCAAATTCGAAGGTTTTAATCCGGTCTTCCCCGAGAATTTTTCCTTCCCTGTCAACAAACCCAAAAACTGTATTGGTACCGCCTATATCAATACCTACCGCAACATCTTTCTTTGCCATTTTTTAGAAAATATAATCTTTATACATGTAAATATAGTACTTACAAATTTATTATTTGCCTGTGGGTATTCCTAAAAATAGAGTAAAAAGAATTTTTACCGCAGAGTTCCGCTGAGAAGACGCAGAGAAACGCTGAGTTTTTAAATTTAGTGATTACTCTCTGCGGTCCTCAATGTTTTATCTCTGTGGTCCTCTGCGGTTAAAGGATTTCAGATTAATCCGGAATGTATTCATTTCCGACTTTTCTTGCCCGGGTTGGCTTATCGAGGTTGATTCCTAGCGAAATTCCGGTTTCCACAAGTATGTTCCAACCGGCTGCAAGCTGCACGTATTCTGCATATTCACCGCCATCAGGTATTATGATTGTAGGGAATATTGTTTTTTTAGTTGAAACAGCTATGATATTCATCCCGACAACCTTTACCAGGCATTCATAAAATTTTTCCTGGTCAGGAGTGAATGGTTCAATCCATATCAATACCTCACTCTTATCCATAACTTCCTCTATACCATGAACCGCAAAAGTGCCTTCGAGAAA from Bacteroidales bacterium harbors:
- a CDS encoding AMP-binding protein, with translation MQERLIGYIEQSIVKNWDIEALSNYREKGYSYKAIAERILKLHILFKGSGIKEGDKIALVGRNSANWCITYLAAVTYGAVIVPILPDFKPEDLTNIINHSDSRLLFVDDKIFESFAVEKIPEVIGILSLDDFRLIFPRTTPIKETFASLEERYTKAFPALTKENIKFSGISNDALAVISYTSGTTGFSKGVMITHNSLAANVRYAQKNMPLESGDPVVSFLPLAHTYGCAFEFLFPFTYGCHITILTKTPSPQILIQAFKEIRPRLVLSVPLVIEKIFKKQLLPVISKPHMKILLSIPGVNIILHKKIREKLVETFGGKFKEIVIGGAAFNADAEKFFKKIGFRFTVGYGMTECGPLISYASWDTTKPGASGRAVDTLEVTIDSPDPQNIVGEIILRGENVTTGYYKNEKATAELIDDKGWMHTGDLGLIDKEGNIFIKGRSKTMILGPSGKNIYPEEIEAVINNKNYITESLVISVDNKLVGLIYPDFEMMKKDNISEEQLPAILEEIRKEVNDRLPEFMAVSKFRIHPEEFAKTPKRSIKRFLYTKE
- a CDS encoding ROK family protein, coding for MAKKDVAVGIDIGGTNTVFGFVDREGKILGEDRIKTFEFDEIEVFVAALYEKIMVTGKKIGNGINLIGFGIGAPMGNINKGTIEHAAGLPWKGIVPLAEIFNRHTQLPVVVTNDANAAAVGEMIYGGARGMKNFVVITLGTGLGSGFVVDGKLVYGHDGFAGEIGHTAIRPGESNRECGCGRKGCLETYVSATGLKRSLLKIMADSNKPSELRKYSFEELDAEIIHNAAKKGDYIAKRAFTHTGRMLGFKLADVVAHTNPEAIFLFGGLALAKDLIFEPAKEYMEENLLSIYKGKVKLLASELSTQNAAVLGASSLVWSAKES